The genomic region GCAGGGTCTGACAATGGTCCCTCCGCGGACGGGACGACACCGGTGAAGAGCCGGGTGCCGGCCTCCACCGCCTCGCCGATCACCTCGTCGTCACGCTCGGTGAGCAGGGAGAAGTCGAAGGAGACGGCCGCGGCGCCCGCCCGGCGCAGCAGGGCGAACGGGACGTCGGGGGCGCAGGAGTGGACGACGACCGGCCCGCCGGTGTGCACCCCGACGAGGTCGCGCAGCGTCTGCTCGACGACCTGCCGGTCGACGGCCCGGTGGGTGCGGTAGCCGCTGGCCGTCTTCACCTGGCCGCGCAGGACGGCGGTGAGGGACGGCTCGTCGAGCTGGAGGACGAGCCGCGCGCCGGGGACACGCCGCTGGACCTCGGCGAGGTGCAGGCGGAGCCCCTCGGCGAGCGAGGCGGCGAGGTCGCGGCAGGCGCCGGGGTCGGAGAGGGCGGCCTCGCCGTTGCGCAGCTCCAGATGGGCGGCGAGGGTCCAGGGCCCCACGACCTGCACCTTCAGCGGCCCCGCGTACTCCTGCGTGAATTCCTCCAGCGCGTCGAGGTCCTCGCCGAGCCAGGAGCGGGCCCGTCTGGTGTCCCGCCCCGGGCGGTCGCCGAGTCGCCAGCCGCTGGGCTCCACGCGCGCGTACAGCTCGACGAGCATGCCTGCGGTCCGCCCGATCATGTCCGCGCCGGGTCCGCGGGCGGGCAGTTCCGGCAGGAAGGGGAAGTCCTCGAAGGTTCCGGTGACGGTTCTGACGGCCTCCCGGGCGTCGCCCCCGGGCAGGGAGCCGACACCTGTGGCGGCACCGAACCTGAACTGGCTGTTTTCGCTCACCGGAGCAGCCTACGCAGCGGCCCGGCCGGTCAGTTCCCCGGACGTACCGTCAGGTCGTTGACCTCGGCGTCCCTCGGCAGGTCCAGGGCCATCAGGATCGTCGTGGCGACCGACTCGGGGTCGATCCACTTCGACGCGTCGTACTCCTTGCCCTCCTGCTGGTGGACCTTGGCCTGCATGGGGCTGGCCGTGCGGCCGGGGTAGACCGAGGTGACGCGGACACCGCCCGCGTGCTCCTCGTGGCGCAGGGAGTCGGCGAGGGCCTTCAGACCGTGCTTGGAGGCCGCGTACGCGGACCAGCCGGCGTGGGCGCTCAGCCCGGCGCCGGAGTTGGCGAAGACCACGTGGCCGCGGGCGGCGCGCAGCTGGGGCAGGAAGTGGCGGGTCAGCTCGGCCGGGGCGACGAGGTTGACGTTGAGCTGGTGGCGCCAGGTCTTGGGGGTGAGCTCGCCGACCGGACCGAGGTCGACGACCCCGGCGATGTGCAGCAGCGAGTCCACGCGGTCGGGCAGCGACTGGTGGGAGAAGGCCCAGGAGAGCCTGTCGGGGTCGGCGAGGTCACCGACCAGGGTCCTCGCCCCGGGGAACTCGGCCGCCAGCTCCTTCGCGCGGCCCGCGTCGCGCGCGTGCAGCACGAGGTCGTCCCCGCGTGCGTGCAGACGGCGGGCCACGGCCGCGCCGATGCCGGAACCGGCTCCGGTGATCACATGAGTAGCCATGCCCGCCATGCTCGCATCACACGGGAGTCACCCGGGGCATCGGCCCGGGCTCACTCCACGCCCCGGCTCTCCTCCAGGTACGCCAGCGCACCCACCGGCTCCTCGGCGAAGAACACCAGGTCGGTGAGGGGGCGGGGCAGGAAGCCTTCGTCCTCCATGCGGCGGAACTGCTCCTTCAGGCCGTCGTAGAAGCCCGCGGTGTTCAGCAGGACCACGGGCTTGTCCGTGTGGCCGTGCTTCTTCAGTTCCAGGATCTCCGTCGCCTCGTCGAGCGTGCCGGTCCCGCCGACCATGATCACCACGGCGTCGGCCTTCTCCAGGAGCAGCTTCTTGCGCTCGGCGAGGTCACGGGCGACGACCATCTCGTCGACACCGGGGCGGGCCTTGGCCGAGAGGAACTGCACGGAGACGCCGACGAGCCGGCCGCCCGCCTCCTGCACCCCGTCGGCGACCACCTTCATGAGGCCGACGTCGGAGCCGCCCCACACGAGGGTGTGGCCGCCCTTGCCCAGCAGCTTGGCGAACTCCCGCGCGGGACGGGTGTAGCGCTCGTCGAGGTCGGCGGCGGAGAGGAAGACACAGATGTTCATGAGCCCACCGTACGGGCCCGGTCCGCCGTCGTGGTGATCCGCATTTTGGACTGCCGGTGCGGCAGTTGTTCCCAGTCGTCCATGAACCGGGCGTCCAGGCCGTACCGGGCGGCGAGTTCGGTCAGCGTCGCGGTCCGGTAGTAGAAGTCCTCGTGCAGCACCTGGTGCTCCTCGCCCTCGGTGCGGTCGAACGTGAAGTCGAAGAACCCGCCGGGCGCGAGGATCCGGCCGACGTGGGCGAAGCACTCCTCGATGACGTGCAGCGGCGAATGCGAGAAGACGCTGTGCGCGTGCACGACGTCGAAGTGCCCGTCGGGCAGAAAGGCGAAGGTGAGGTCGTCCGCGAGCGCCAGGTAGGGCAGTTTGGACTGGAGGCCCTCGGCCACGAGGGTGTCCTGGGCGGCCAGCAGGATGTGCGGCGAGATGTCGATGCCGTAGTAGTGCCCGGCGTCGAGGTGGTCGATGAACAGCCGCCCGGCGCGCAGGTTGCCGCAGCCGATCTCCAGCATGCGGTGGTGCGGCTGGAGGCCGTGTCCCACGAGGTAGTCGAACTGCATGCGCCCGATCCGCGCCCACGCCTCGCGCGAGGGGTTGTGCCCCACCGCCGCCTCCGCGCTGCGCGCCGCGTCGGAGGCCATCACGGCGCGGTAGTAGGCGATGTGGTCGCGGTACCGCAGCCGCAGCCAGGCGTCCCGCACCGCGCGCCGGGCGTGCGCGGGAACGCGCTCCGGGTGGCGCAGGGCGTACCGGATCTGGTGGACCAGGGCGCTGCGGTTTCCGGCCGGTTCCGTGGCTCGCATGGGTGGCCTCCTGCGGCGAGGGAAGAACTCCGCTTCAGCGTGCGCTGTATCCGGGAAGTCGGCTACCCAAGGAGGGCGATCGTGACCACCGGGCATCGCATCACCATCGAGCGGAGCGACCGGCCCGTGCGCGTGGCGCACGCCGGGCAGGTCCTGGCCGAGAGCGACCGGCCGCTGGTCCTGCGCGAGACGGGCTGTCCCGACCGCTACTACATCCCGGCCGAGGACGTCCGCCTGGACCTGCTGACCCCGTCCGGCACGCGCACGTACTGCCCGTTCAAGGGCACCGCGTCCTACTGGTCGCTGCCGGACGCCGCGGACCTCGTCTGGGCGTACCCGGAGCCCGAGCCGGGCGTCGCGGAGATCAAGGACCACCTGTGCTTCTACGAAGTCGACGTGCTGTGATCGGCTGACGCACGGCCCGCCTCACCCATGAACACCGTGCCGTGCGGCAGTCTGCACTGACATGGACAAGAGGATCCTTTCGCGCGACGGCACCCGCATCGCCTACGAGAGCACCGGCCGGGGCCCCGCCGTCGTCCTGGTGAGCGGTGCGATGTCGACGGGCGGCACCCTGGCGCCGCTCGCCGTGTCGCTCTCGGAGCGTTTCCAGGCCGTCGTGTACGACCGCCGGGGCCGCGGTGCCAGCGGGGACACGCCGCCGTACGCCGTGGAGCGCGAGGTCGAGGACCTCGCGGCGGTGATCGAGGCGGTGGGCGGCGAGGCGTTCCTGTACGGCATCTCGTCGGGCGGGGCGCTGGTGCTGGAGGCGGCGGCGAGCGGTCTGCCGGTGCGGCGGGCCGCGGTGTACGAGACGCCGTTCGCGATGTCGGAGGAGGGTGCCGAGGAGCGCGCCGAGTACACCCGGCGGCTGACGGAGGCGCTCGGTGAGGGGCGGCGCGGGGACGCGGTCGAGCTGTTCCTGCGGCTGACCGGCCTGGCCGAGGGGGTGATCCAGGGCGCCCGCCAGTCCCCCATGTGGGCCGGCATGGAGACGATCGCCCCGAGCCTCGCCTACGACGACGCCGTCATGCGCGACGGGCGGGTCCCCCGGGACCGGCTGGCGTCGATCGGCGTTCCCGTCCTGGCGGTCGCGGGCGACGCGAGCCCCGACTGGCTGCGCGAGGCGGCCCGGGCGATCGCGGAATCCGTCCCCCAGGGGTCGTACCGGACGCTCCAGGGCCAGACGCACATGGTGGAGCCGAATGTGCTGGCGCCGGTGCTGGTGGAGTTCTTCTCACGGGGGTGACAGGGACGGGGGGCCTGCCCGCACGTCCGCAGCGTCAGGCCACGCCCGCCGCCGCTCGCCTGGTCGACGCGATCGTCGCGGAGCCCACCACGCGCGTGCCGTCGTACAGGACGATCGCCTGGCCGGGGGCGACGCCGCGGACCGGCTCGGCGAAGGACACCTCCAGCCGGCCGTCGACCAGCTCGGCGGTGACCTCGGTCTCGCCGCCGTGTGCGCGGAGCTGGGCCGTGTAGGTGCCCGGGCCGGTGGGGGCGGCGCCGCACCAGCGCGGCTTGATCGCGGTCAGGGCGCTGACGTCCAGGGCGTCGGCCGGGCCGACGGTGACCGTGTTGGTGACCGGGGAGATGTCGAGGACGTAGCGCGGCTTGCCGTCGGGCGCCGGGGTGCCGATGCGCAGGCCCTTGCGCTGGCCGATGGTGAAGCCGTACGCGCCCTCGTGCGTGCCGAGCCGGTTGCCGGACTCGTCGACGATGTCGCCCTCGGAGCGGCCGAGCCGGTTCGCGAGGAAGCCCTGGGTGTCGCCGTCGGCGATGAAGCAGATGTCGTGCGAGTCGGGCTTCTTGGCCACCGCCAGGCCCCTGCGCTCGGCCTCGGCGCGGATCTCGTCCTTGGTGGTGAGCGTGTCCCCGAGCGGGAACATCGCGTGGGCGAGCTGCTTGTCGTCCAGGACGCCGAGGACGTAGCTCTGGTCCTTGGCCATGTCGGAGGCGCGGTGCAGCTCGCGGGTGCCGTCCTCGTGCACGATCACCTTGGCGTAGTGGCCCGTGCAGACCGCGTCGAAGCCCAGCGCGAGCGCCTTGTCCAGCAGCGCCGCGAACTTGATCTTCTCGTTGCAGCGCAGGCAGGGGTTGGGGGTGCGGCCGGCCTCGTACTCGGCGACGAAGTCCTCGACGACGTCCTCACGGAAGCGGTCGGCGAGGTCCCACACGTAGAAGGGGATGCCGATGACGTCCGCCGCGCGGCGGGCGTCGCGCGAGTCCTCGATGGTGCAGCAGCCCCGCGCGCCCGTCCGGAAGGATTGCGGGTTGGCGGAGAGCGCGAGGTGGACGCCGGTCACGTCGTGGCCCGCCTCGGCCGCGCGGGCGGCGGCGACGGCGGAATCGACTCCGCCGGACATGGCGGCCAGGACGCGGAGGGGACGGGAGCGCTGCGGGGTGTGAGTCATAACGCTTCCAGGGTACGGGGCGCGGGAACCAGGGCGGCCGGGTATCCGTTGGCGATCACATGGGGGCGAGACGAGCATCCAAGGACACGGACCGGCGCATCGGGCGGCGGGCCCTGATCGTCGGCGGGGCGGCGGCCGCCGCGGGTTCCGCGGTGCTGGCCCGGGACGAGCTGGGCCGGCTGTGGTGGCGCGTGCCGGGCGTGGAGAAGCCCCGCAAGGAGGGCGAGGTCGACTACGCGGGCGCGCGCTGGGTGGCCGCGTCGGACGCGAACTGGCGCCGTGCGGACCGGCCCGACGACTACGGCATAGACATGGTGGTCGTCCATGTCACCCAGGGCAGCTTCGACAGCGCGGTGAAGGCGTTCCAGGACCCGGCGCACAAGGCTGCCTCGCACTACATCGTCCGCAAGGACGGGCACATCGCCCAGATGATCCGCGAGCTCGACGTGGCATACCACGCGGGCAACCGCGACTACAACGAGCGCAGTGTCGGCATCGAGCACGCGGGTTTCGTGGACCGGCCGCAGGACTTCACGGACGAGATGTACGAGGCCTCGGCCCGCCTCACGGCCCGGATCTGCGCGCGCTACGACATACCCGTCGACCGCGAGCACATCATCGGCCATGTGGAGGTCCCGGGCACGGACCACACGGACCCGGGGCCGCACTGGGACTGGGACAGGTACATGCGGCTGGTGCGTGCGGCGCGTACGACACCGGCCTGACCGGTCGAGCGGGGCGGGACGGCGGGAACTACGTCAGCCCCGCCGCCCGCGCCCGTTCCACCGCCGGGCCGATGGCCTTCGCCAGGGCCTCGATGTCGGCCTCCGTGGAGGTGTGGCCGAGGGAGAAGCGGAGGGTGCCGCGGGCCAGGTCCGGGTCGGTGCCGGTGGCGAGGAGGACGTGGCTGGGCTGGGCGACGCCGGCGGTGCAGGCGGAGCCGGTGGAGCACTCGATGCCCTGGGCGTCGAGCAGCAGCAGCAGGGAGTCGCCCTCGCAGCCGGGGAAGGTGAAGTGCGCGTTGGCCGGGAGCCGCCCCTCCGGGTCCGGGTCGCCGCCGAGGATCGCGTCCGGCACGGCCTCGCGGACGGCGGCGACGAGGGCGTCGCGCAGGGCGCCGATCTCGCGGGCGAACCACTCGCGCTGCTCGGCGGCCAGCCGCCCGGCGACCGCGAACGAGGCGATGGCCGGCACGTCGAGCGTGCCGGAGCGCACGTGCCGCTCCTGGCCGCCGCCGTGCAGGACGGGGACGGGGGTGTGCTCACGGCCGAGGATCAGGGCACCGATGCCGTACGGCCCGCCGATCTTGTGGCCGGACACCGTCATCGCGGCGAGGCCGGAGGCGGCGAAGTCCACGGGGGTCTGGCCGAAGGCCTGGACGGCGTCCGAGTGCAGCGGGACACCGAACTCGGCGGCCGCGTCGGCGAGTTCGCGGATCGGCAGGATCGTCCCGATCTCGTTGTTCGCCCACATGACGGTGGCGAGGGCCACGTCGTCGGGGTTGCGGGCGATCGCCTCGCGCAGGGCGTCCGGGTGGACGCGGCCGTGGGCGTCGACGGGCAGGTACTCGATGGTGGCGCCCTCGTGTTCGCCGAGCCAGTGCACGGCGTCGAGGACCGCGTGGTGTTCGACGGGGCTGGCGAGGACGCGGGTGCGGGCCGGGTCGGCGTCCCGGCGTGACCAGTAAAGGCCCTTGACGGCGAGGTTGTCGGCCTCCGTGCCGCCCGAGGTGAAGACGACCTCGCTGGGGCGGGCGCCGAGGGCTTCGGCGAGGGTCTCGCGGGCCTCCTCGACGGTGCGGCGGGCCTGCCTGCCGGATGCGTGGAGGGAGGACGCGTTGCCGGTGGCACCCAGGTGGGCGGTGAGCGCCTCTGCCGCCTCCGGGAGCATCGGGGTGGTCGCGGCGTGGTCGAGGTAAGCCATGGTGAGCCCGATTCTACGGCTCCGCCGCGGCGGTCCTCAGATCAAGGTTGGCCGAACCTGAAGGGAAGTGAACCGCTTTCCGGCGCGGCTGCGGCCCGTCGCCCCCGGGCCGACCGCGGCTCGTCGACGAAGGACGGTCCGACGGCGGCTCAGAAGCTCCACGAGATCGTGCTGTCGGCCTGCACGAACGCGGCCAGGACCAGCAGGTCGGCGACGCCGAGGCCCAGACCCAGCAACGCACGGCCGCGGCGCTGGGTGCCGCGCCACAGGGCGACGCTCGCCAGCACGATGGCGATCGGGCCGAGGAAGATGTTGAGGACGAGGAGGCCGAGCAGGCCCAGGATGAAGGACGCGACAGCCATGCCGTCGGTGTCACGGATACCGGTGCGGCGCGTGGCCGGAGCGGTGAGCTGCATGGTGATCGACTCCCGGTGTCGGGTCGGTGGGTGGTCGGTGAGCGGGTGCGGCGTCAGTGGGCCTGGGTGTGGCGCCGGCGGCCGTGGCGCTCGCGGAGCGCGAAGATGCCGAGCCAGACGGCGATGACGACGCCCGTGGCCACGGAGAAGGTGAGCGGCGCGTGGGCCACGGTGCCCAGGACGAAGCCCAGCAGCAGGAGTGCGGCGACGATGAACAGCACGGGAAACAACCCCCAGGGTTTCGGTGAACGTTTGTAGTTACAGTTGTTCACTGACTTCCCAGTCTAGCCTGCCTCACGACTTTCCAATTACAGAGAACAGTTGTTAACTGCATGGTATGAGTCACACTCTCGGCATCCGGCAGGCCCAGAAGCTGAAGACGCGGCAGGCGCTCCTGGACGCGGCCCTCGGGCTGCTGGAGGAGCAGAGCCTGAGCAGCCTCGGCCTGCGCGAGGTCACCCGCGCCGTCGGTGTCGCCCCGACCGCCTTCTACCGCCACTTCCGCTCCACGGCGGATCTGGGCGTGGCCCTGGTCGAGGAGGCGCTGGGCAGCCTGCACCCGATGATCCGGACGACGGTGTCCACGACGGGCGACAGTGAGGAACGCATCACGCGCACCATCGAGCTGATCGCCCGTCACGTCGACGGGTACCCCGCACATGTCCGGTTCATCGCCCGTGAACGACATGGCGGAGTCCAGCCGGTCCGGGAGGCCATACGGGACCAGCTGGCCCGGTTCGCCCAGGAGGTCAAGGACGAACTGGCCAAGGACCCGGTGTCCGCGGGCTGGACCGAGGACGACCTGCTGATGCTCGCGCACCTCTACGTCGACCAGATGCTGATCACCGCGTCGCTGTTCCTGGAGGCACTGGAGGGGCCGGAGCGGGAGCGCGAGGAGCGGACCCGGCACGTCGCGCAGGTGGCGACCCGGCAGATGCGGCTGATCGGCCTGGGCCGGCACCACTGGCTGGACTGACCGCACGAACAGGACGCGGCGGGGCGACGGCGGGCGCGGCTGTCCGTCCTGCCGCCCCTGCCCGCCGGCGACCTGGCCCCCACCGCGCGCCTCAGGACACCCCGCCGACCAGGCGTTTCACCCCTGCTCCTCGCCGGAGCGCTGGTACAGCTCCGCGACGGAAGCGGCCGCCCGGGCCAGTTCCTCGCGCACCTGAGGGGGTGAGAGGACCTCCACCTGGTCGGCGAACACGAGCAGTTGGCGGGTCTCCCCGAGCAGTCCGTACGTCAGCCGCACGGTCGCCCACTCGCTCTCGCCGTCGTCGTCGAGGAATTCCGACGGGAGGAAGGCCGTCAGCCGCAGGAACATGTCGAGCCGGTCGCGCCGCACCCGGACGGTGACGTTCAATCCGCTGGGCCGCTCCTCGACCTGGCGGCGCAGGATCTCCCAGACTCCGGCGAGTTCGACGCCCGGACGCCGCCGCACGGGCTCGTCGAGGAGCCGGGCGGAGCGCACCCGGTCCGCCCGGAAGAGCCGGGGCTCGGCCCGCCGGTCGGCGACCAGATACCAGACGCCGGCCTTGGCGACGAGGCCGTACGGGTCGACGGTGTACGTCCGCACCTGGCGCTCCCCGCTGTGCCGGTAGCGCAGCCGCAGCCTGCGGTCGGCGAAGACCGCGTCCCGCAGCACCTCCAGGTCGACGGTCGGCTGCGGCCCGCCGCGCCAGCGGGTGGCGTCGACGAGGATGCGCCGGGAGGCCGTCTCGGCGGCCGGGCGGTGCGGGGCCGGCAGCGCGGCCATCACCTTGCGCAGGGCCGAGCCGAACGCCGCGTCCAGACCGAGCGCGGCGTGCGCGCCCTGCGCGGCCAGGACGAACAGCGCGCGCGACTCGTCGGCGGTCAGACCGGTGACGTCGGTACGGAATCCGGCGAGCAGTTCGATGCCGCCGTGCCGGCCGCGTTCGGCGTAGACCGGGACGCCGGCGGCGGACAGGGACTCGACGTCGCGGTAGACGGTGCGGACCGACACCTCCAGCCGTTCGGCGAGTTCGCGGGCGGGGACCCGGCCGCGGGTCTGGAGGAACAGCAGGATCGACAGCAGACGGTCGGACTTCACGGCATCAGCATCGTGGCGGGCGAGGGCGCGGGCAAATGTTGACGGCGGCTGTCAGGTTTTCCGGCCATGCTCCCCCTGTCCACGCACTCAGGAGGAGTCTCATGACCAACGATCCCCGTCCGCTGTTCGCCCGGGCCGCGCAGCAGGCCGCCGAGCTCATCGCGTCCGTCCGCGCGGAGCAGCTGGACGGCCCCACGCCGTGCACCGAGTTCGACGTGCGCACCCTGCTGAGCCATCTCACCGGTGGGGCCCGCCGGGTGGCCGTCGTCGCCGAGGGCGGTGACGCGGCCGCGGTACGGCCGTTCGCCGAGGACGTGCCGGACGACGGCTGGACGGCCGCGTACGACGAGGCCAGGACCCGGGCCGTGAAGGCCTGGGCGGGCGACGACCTGCTGGACACGGTGGTGCGCCTGCCGTTCGGCGAGATGCCCGGCCGCGCCGCCGTGTCGGCCTACGTCCTGGAGACGGTGACCCACGCCTGGGACCTGTCCGAGGCCCTGGGGCACCCGCGCGAACTGGACCCGGAGCTCGCCGAGTTCGCGCTGACCGTCGCCCAGCGCATGCTGCCGGACGAACAGCGGGACGAGAACACGCCGTTCGCCTCGGCCCGGCCGGCCCCCGAGGGCGCCGACGTCTACGGCAGGCTGGCGGCCTGGCTGGGGCGCGAGCCGCTCAGCCGAGCCTGACCCGCGCGAGCTGACGGGACTGCGCCACCAGCCGGTCGGCGCTGTCCCACACCTCGGCGTCCTCCTCCAGGAAGCCGCCGGCGAGGTTGCGCGTGGTGATCGACACGCGCAGCGGGCCCGGCGCCGGGCGGCAGCGGACGTGCACGGTCAGCTCGACGGTGGGCACCCAGCCCTTCAGCCCGAGTTCGAAGGCGGTGGGCGGCAGGGCGTCCACCGCCAGCAGGAGGGAGAGCGGGTCGTGGTCTCGGCCGTCCGCGAGCCCGAACCAGGCCCGCATCTCGCCCTTGCCGGACGGCTTGCCGAGGGCCCAGCCCAGGGTCGCCGGGTCCAGCTTGAGCATCAGCCGGTCGGTGATGGCCGAGCTGCCGGAGAAGGGGGCGGCCCCGTCCTCCGGGCCGAAGCAGTGCTCCAGCGGCGGGATCGCCGGCGGCCTGGCCGTCGTACGGACGTCGTCGGGCAGGGCGTCCAGGTCGCCGTAGGAGGCGAGGACGCGGATGCGTTCCACCTCGCGGCCCTCGTCGTCGTACTGGAAGAGGGAGGCCTGGCCGGTCGACAGGGTCCGGCCGGTGCGGACGGCTTCCGTGCGGACGACCGCGGGGCCGGGCTGGGACGCGGTCAGGTAGTGCGCCGAGACGGTGAAGGGGTCGGCGTGCGGCAGGGTGTCCGCGAGCGCGCGGCCCAGAACGGCCAGCAGGTAGCCGCCGTTGACGGCGCTGATGATCGTCCAGCCGGCGGAGAGGTCGATGTCGTAGACGCCGGGCGCGCGTCGGCTGAGCGCGGTGTCGCGGTCGAACTCGCTGTCCCCGATCGTGGCCCGGACGGCCGGGGCGGAGGCTGCTTCTGGCATGGCTGAACAGTACAAGAACTAACTACTAAGCGGTAGCTTTGGTTGGTTCCGGCTTGGGTGAGGCCCGGGCAATTTCTCGGTAAGTGTCCGCACTCGTCCGTCAACCCGGAACGCCGTCCGTCCCTCTGAAGAGACATGAGCCTCACCGGGACTCCGTTCCTCTACACGCTGATCGCGCTGTCGGTCGTCGCGCTCGCGCTGCCGCTCGCCCTGTGGTCGCGCGTCCGCGGTCCCCGCGCCCTGCGGACGGCGACGCGCACGCTGATGCTGCTGTTCGCCCAGGGGACCGCCGTGGCGCTGGTCTTCACGCTGGTCAACAACGCCAACAACCTGTACGACAACTGGGCCGACCTGCTCGGCACCGGCAACCACGTGCAGCAGGCGGCCGACCTCGGCGCCGACGGCACCGGAGGCATCGCACTGAAACGGCTGCCCAAGGTGCGCCAGACCTTCCGGCCGGCCACCGGGCCCGGCATGCGCGCGGCCGGCGGGGTGCAGGTCACCCAGCTCAAGGGCCGGGTGTCGGGCGTGAACGCCGAGGTCTACGTCTGGCTCCCGCCCCAGTACGACGAACCGGCCTACCGGCACCACAGATTCCCGGTGGTGGAGCTGCTGCCCGGCTACCCCGGCTCGGCGAAGGCCTGGTTCGGCTCGCTGCACGCGCACGAGCAGTTGGAGCCGCTGATGCGGGACGGGCAGGTCGCCCCGTTCATCCTGGTCGCGCCGCGCACCAATCTGCTGGCCGGGGTGGACACCGGCTGCGCCAACATCCCGGGCACGGTCAACGCAGACACCTGGCTGAGCGTCGACGTGCCGATGATGGTCATGGACAACTTCCGCGCCGAATCCGCCCCGCAGGGCTGGGCCGTGGCCGGCTACTCGGCCGGGGCGCACTGCGCGGCCAAGCTCGCCGTCGCCCACCCGGACCGCTACCGGGCCGCCGTCAGCCTGTCCGGCTACAACGACCCGATCGGCGAACGTGACTCGCTCGCCGCGCAGACCCCCGCGCTGCGGGCCGAGAACAACCCCTACCTGCTGCTGCGCAAGGCGCCCGTCCCGCCGCGCGTCTCGCTGTACCTCTCCGGCCAGCCGCACGACGGCTACGAGGCGGCCGTCGCCCTGGAACAGACCGCGAAGGCCCCGACGACCGTGCACGTGGTGTACATCCCGAGGAGCGCGGGCGGTCACACCATGGCGCTGTGGCGGCCGCAGGTGATCCCGGCGTTCCGCTGGCTGACGGAGGTGACGGGCCACGGCCACGTCACGGCAGGACCGGCTGCTCCTCCTCGCTCACCGTCGACCGGCGGTGCCAGGCCCGCGGAGCTCGCCAGTGGAACCGCATCGCGAGCAGGCGCAGTACGAAGGCGGTGATCACCGCGAGGGCGCTGGTGAGCGGGTTCAGGGCGTCGTAGCGGATGCACAGCGCGACCAGGGCGGCGCCGACGATCGCCGGGACCGCGTACAGGTCACGGTCCCAGCGCAGCAGGGAGGGGACCTCGTTGGCGAGGACGTCGCGCAGCACACCGCCGCCCACCGCGGTCGTCAGCCCCAGGCCGGCGGAAGCGGTCAGGCCGAGCCCGTACTCGTACGCCTTGATCGTGCCGGCGACGCAGAACAGGCCGAGGCCGGCCGCGTCGAAGACGTTCACGGCGACCTGGATGCGCTCCACCTGCGGGTGCAGGAAGAAGACGAGGAGCGTGGCGAGCAGCGGGGTGAGGAAGTACCCCAGGTCCGTGAAGGCGGCGGGCGGTACGGCCCCGATGACCAGGTCACGGAAGAGCCCGCCGCCCAGCGCGGTGACCTCGGCGAGCACGGCGATGCCGAACACGTCGAAGTTCTTCCGCACGGCCAGCAGGGCGCCGGAGATCGCGAAGACGAAGATGCCGATCAGGTCGAGCGTGTGCTGGACGGACGGACTGAAGAGTTGCTGGAGCACCCGAACATTTTTACTCACGGGTGAGTCCCCGCCCTGATGTGCCAGGGGGGTCCGCAAAGTCCCGTCGTCCGCCCGGAGGGCGGGCCCCGCGACGTCCGGTGCGTGCTCTGGGGTTACCCCCTACTCGAAGAGCTCGGGGGAGCGTGCCGGACGTCGCGGGGCAGGCGGGACTTTGCGGACACCCCCTGGGGCGGAGGCTCGGGCGGGGTCACTTCTCCACGGTGGCGGCGCCGCCGTTCTCCGCGGCGACCTCCTTCGCCGACGAGAGCAGCTTGGTGTCCTGCGGCTGCTGGTCCTCGAAGTTCTCCGGGTGGTGGCAGGCGACGCGCTGTCCGGCCCGCAGCTCCACCAGCGGCGGCTCGGTCGTCCTGCAGATCTCCGTGGCCTTCCAGCACCGGGTGTGGAAGCGGCACCCGCTCGGCGGGGCGATCGGCGAGGGCACGTCGCCCTTGAGCAGGATGCGCTCGCTCTTGACGCCCCGGCGCTTCGGGTCCGGGATCGGCACGGCCGACAGCAGGGCCTTGGAGTACGGGTGCATCGGCGACTTGTACAGCTTGTCGCGGTCTGCCAGCTCCACGATCTTGCCGAGGTACATCACCGCGATCCGGTCCGAGACGTGCCGGACGACCGACAGGTCGTGCGCGATGATCACGTAGGTCAGGCCCAGCTC from Streptomyces chartreusis NRRL 3882 harbors:
- a CDS encoding N-acetylmuramoyl-L-alanine amidase, whose protein sequence is MGARRASKDTDRRIGRRALIVGGAAAAAGSAVLARDELGRLWWRVPGVEKPRKEGEVDYAGARWVAASDANWRRADRPDDYGIDMVVVHVTQGSFDSAVKAFQDPAHKAASHYIVRKDGHIAQMIRELDVAYHAGNRDYNERSVGIEHAGFVDRPQDFTDEMYEASARLTARICARYDIPVDREHIIGHVEVPGTDHTDPGPHWDWDRYMRLVRAARTTPA
- a CDS encoding cysteine desulfurase family protein, with amino-acid sequence MAYLDHAATTPMLPEAAEALTAHLGATGNASSLHASGRQARRTVEEARETLAEALGARPSEVVFTSGGTEADNLAVKGLYWSRRDADPARTRVLASPVEHHAVLDAVHWLGEHEGATIEYLPVDAHGRVHPDALREAIARNPDDVALATVMWANNEIGTILPIRELADAAAEFGVPLHSDAVQAFGQTPVDFAASGLAAMTVSGHKIGGPYGIGALILGREHTPVPVLHGGGQERHVRSGTLDVPAIASFAVAGRLAAEQREWFAREIGALRDALVAAVREAVPDAILGGDPDPEGRLPANAHFTFPGCEGDSLLLLLDAQGIECSTGSACTAGVAQPSHVLLATGTDPDLARGTLRFSLGHTSTEADIEALAKAIGPAVERARAAGLT
- a CDS encoding TetR family transcriptional regulator, with product MSHTLGIRQAQKLKTRQALLDAALGLLEEQSLSSLGLREVTRAVGVAPTAFYRHFRSTADLGVALVEEALGSLHPMIRTTVSTTGDSEERITRTIELIARHVDGYPAHVRFIARERHGGVQPVREAIRDQLARFAQEVKDELAKDPVSAGWTEDDLLMLAHLYVDQMLITASLFLEALEGPEREREERTRHVAQVATRQMRLIGLGRHHWLD
- a CDS encoding helix-turn-helix transcriptional regulator; its protein translation is MKSDRLLSILLFLQTRGRVPARELAERLEVSVRTVYRDVESLSAAGVPVYAERGRHGGIELLAGFRTDVTGLTADESRALFVLAAQGAHAALGLDAAFGSALRKVMAALPAPHRPAAETASRRILVDATRWRGGPQPTVDLEVLRDAVFADRRLRLRYRHSGERQVRTYTVDPYGLVAKAGVWYLVADRRAEPRLFRADRVRSARLLDEPVRRRPGVELAGVWEILRRQVEERPSGLNVTVRVRRDRLDMFLRLTAFLPSEFLDDDGESEWATVRLTYGLLGETRQLLVFADQVEVLSPPQVREELARAAASVAELYQRSGEEQG
- a CDS encoding TIGR03086 family metal-binding protein — its product is MTNDPRPLFARAAQQAAELIASVRAEQLDGPTPCTEFDVRTLLSHLTGGARRVAVVAEGGDAAAVRPFAEDVPDDGWTAAYDEARTRAVKAWAGDDLLDTVVRLPFGEMPGRAAVSAYVLETVTHAWDLSEALGHPRELDPELAEFALTVAQRMLPDEQRDENTPFASARPAPEGADVYGRLAAWLGREPLSRA
- a CDS encoding thioesterase family protein gives rise to the protein MPEAASAPAVRATIGDSEFDRDTALSRRAPGVYDIDLSAGWTIISAVNGGYLLAVLGRALADTLPHADPFTVSAHYLTASQPGPAVVRTEAVRTGRTLSTGQASLFQYDDEGREVERIRVLASYGDLDALPDDVRTTARPPAIPPLEHCFGPEDGAAPFSGSSAITDRLMLKLDPATLGWALGKPSGKGEMRAWFGLADGRDHDPLSLLLAVDALPPTAFELGLKGWVPTVELTVHVRCRPAPGPLRVSITTRNLAGGFLEEDAEVWDSADRLVAQSRQLARVRLG